Proteins encoded by one window of Candidatus Methanomethylophilaceae archaeon:
- a CDS encoding HRDC domain-containing protein: MEDSYAIRENGLECHGTGCAAEAADLLAELAGIREILRDDKEEGNRTRSICSDEVLEEMARRLPVRAEDLAAIPGVGQRFIEQYGEAFLEITRRYSAAASGGIGMRCETAATLRKLEKNLTDLGRGNRMLFQSRLYASSGLDLTIIAGADVISFLFSDGIASTLNSDQTTRRHAIEIVREANRELRDRGSFDLYAAYPFAEGRLEDGFAVRAPLALFPVCASREKGTVTIRVDPSRDVIFNGTLILAAMRASGTDCPLPECDADDASAEGFAACLSAFYTEQGIPISWKLEKPVPFVDGEPDRLMQYACGEIRTVPFAVLGRYSLYSGSVQKDFGSIISGSAVSGILDRFVTKPKPEPFPEKLVSERDLLCAEPLDPSQERIIAAMGETECIVIHGPPGTGKSQVITEAVMSAAAKGMSVLVVSEKKTALDVVRSRLGELSDYCMMADDAGDKSSFYGQLNRMLSLEEPPKAPDIDAINDSIESALSRLGDIEKNLLGRRESGLEPMRLYSEDLERRLPGKGIPADVLENVPKKAGEMGYSEVLEMHELFSDPAKAALYRDYKDSAKRYPILLAMKDGLTGQDIAELRHGIESLASMDPDGLDGVLARSNGKARGENAAASLIGRYFSGYSRSIADAILKDPQTSLEALDRYWAYSAGEAAFGDLPWPWKAYGNGMLELASSGMTLAESEAKMFEAVESAQTRRFDPEFDASSLERFESLLDETDVLMAEKRGAIRACARE; this comes from the coding sequence ATGGAAGATTCGTATGCTATCCGCGAAAACGGCTTGGAATGCCACGGAACGGGATGTGCAGCGGAAGCGGCAGACCTTCTGGCTGAACTCGCAGGCATAAGAGAAATCCTCCGCGACGATAAAGAGGAGGGAAACAGGACCCGTTCCATATGCTCGGACGAAGTCCTGGAAGAGATGGCCCGCCGCCTTCCGGTCAGGGCCGAGGATTTGGCTGCAATACCGGGGGTCGGCCAACGCTTCATAGAACAATACGGCGAAGCCTTCCTGGAGATAACAAGAAGATACTCGGCGGCAGCATCCGGCGGCATTGGGATGCGCTGCGAGACCGCCGCTACGCTGAGAAAACTCGAGAAAAATCTCACCGATCTCGGCAGAGGCAACCGCATGCTGTTCCAATCAAGGCTGTATGCGAGCAGCGGTTTGGACCTTACCATAATTGCCGGAGCGGATGTGATCAGCTTTCTATTCTCGGACGGAATCGCCAGCACCTTAAATTCGGACCAAACGACGCGCAGACATGCCATAGAGATAGTGCGCGAAGCGAACAGAGAGCTCCGCGACAGAGGGAGCTTCGACCTGTATGCCGCATACCCGTTCGCCGAAGGGAGATTGGAGGACGGGTTCGCGGTCAGGGCTCCTCTCGCCTTGTTCCCCGTATGCGCATCCAGAGAGAAAGGGACCGTAACCATTCGCGTGGATCCGTCTCGCGACGTCATATTCAACGGGACTCTGATATTGGCAGCCATGAGGGCATCCGGGACCGACTGTCCGCTGCCGGAATGCGATGCGGATGACGCCTCAGCTGAGGGCTTCGCGGCCTGCCTGTCGGCGTTCTATACAGAGCAAGGAATACCCATATCCTGGAAATTGGAAAAACCCGTGCCGTTCGTGGACGGAGAGCCGGATAGACTGATGCAGTACGCCTGCGGAGAGATCAGAACAGTCCCATTCGCCGTCCTGGGCAGGTACTCACTGTACTCCGGATCGGTGCAGAAGGATTTCGGCTCCATCATCTCCGGAAGCGCGGTAAGCGGGATTCTTGACAGATTCGTAACCAAACCTAAACCAGAGCCGTTCCCAGAGAAATTGGTCTCCGAAAGGGATCTGCTCTGCGCCGAACCTCTGGATCCCTCCCAGGAACGCATAATCGCCGCTATGGGAGAGACCGAGTGCATAGTGATACATGGGCCGCCGGGAACCGGGAAATCCCAGGTCATAACGGAGGCCGTGATGTCCGCGGCGGCGAAAGGCATGAGCGTTCTCGTGGTATCGGAGAAGAAAACCGCTCTGGACGTGGTACGCTCGAGGCTGGGAGAACTGTCAGATTACTGCATGATGGCGGATGACGCAGGGGACAAGAGCTCTTTCTACGGGCAGCTGAATAGGATGCTTTCGCTGGAAGAACCTCCGAAAGCCCCTGATATCGATGCCATAAACGATTCCATAGAATCGGCGCTGAGCAGGTTAGGGGACATCGAAAAGAACCTCCTTGGCAGAAGGGAATCCGGGCTGGAACCCATGAGACTGTATTCCGAGGACTTGGAGCGCAGGCTTCCCGGGAAAGGCATACCTGCCGATGTCCTGGAGAATGTTCCGAAGAAAGCCGGCGAGATGGGTTATTCCGAGGTCTTGGAGATGCACGAACTGTTCTCCGACCCGGCCAAAGCCGCGCTTTACAGGGATTACAAAGATTCCGCCAAAAGGTATCCGATTCTTCTGGCCATGAAAGACGGCCTCACTGGGCAGGACATAGCTGAGCTCCGCCATGGGATAGAATCCTTGGCTTCCATGGACCCTGACGGGCTTGACGGAGTTCTGGCCAGATCCAACGGGAAGGCCAGAGGAGAGAATGCGGCCGCATCCCTGATCGGCAGATACTTCTCGGGCTACAGCCGCAGCATCGCCGACGCCATCCTTAAGGATCCGCAGACGTCTCTGGAAGCTCTGGACCGCTACTGGGCATATTCCGCCGGCGAGGCCGCGTTCGGAGATCTGCCTTGGCCGTGGAAAGCCTACGGAAACGGGATGCTCGAGCTGGCTTCCTCCGGCATGACTCTGGCGGAAAGCGAAGCCAAGATGTTCGAGGCCGTGGAATCGGCTCAGACGCGCAGATTCGATCCCGAATTCGATGCGTCTTCCCTGGAAAGGTTCGAGAGTCTTCTGGATGAGACCGACGTCCTTATGGCGGAGAAGAGGGGAGCCATACGCGCATGCGCCCGCGAATAG